One genomic window of Stieleria sp. JC731 includes the following:
- a CDS encoding LuxR C-terminal-related transcriptional regulator, which produces MSYLSATLDLPRIADFVAPFMFMSQDKSGVITTVSDSASDILGYDPSELSGKPLSLLLAPNSHLNETLTFLGNNDTSHVLLCVRCANQESRILSQQRQRVVVDGEVRFHSVVVDVTDEVRQYQTMVARLEILESINRSLSEQEHQVAERIVAGMLNRQIADELKVSERTVDRRRASLMDHYGVDSAAELVSQLAEHSLLRSLLQSIGQSNWRRAVNANKVNPNLLSRSA; this is translated from the coding sequence ATGTCTTATCTATCAGCCACCTTAGATCTTCCACGGATTGCTGACTTCGTTGCCCCATTCATGTTCATGTCACAAGACAAGAGCGGAGTGATCACGACGGTTAGCGATTCAGCATCCGACATTTTGGGGTACGATCCCTCCGAATTGTCAGGCAAACCGCTCAGTCTGTTGCTGGCCCCCAACAGTCATTTGAACGAGACGCTGACCTTTCTTGGGAACAACGACACCAGTCACGTTTTGCTGTGTGTGCGATGTGCCAATCAGGAGTCTCGTATCCTGTCTCAGCAACGTCAGCGTGTTGTTGTTGACGGCGAGGTTAGGTTTCACAGCGTTGTAGTCGACGTGACCGATGAAGTTCGGCAGTATCAAACAATGGTCGCGCGATTGGAGATTCTGGAATCGATTAATCGATCGCTCAGTGAACAAGAGCACCAAGTAGCCGAGCGGATCGTCGCGGGCATGTTGAATCGCCAAATCGCAGACGAGTTAAAAGTTTCCGAGCGAACAGTCGACCGTCGGCGGGCCTCATTGATGGACCACTATGGTGTCGACTCCGCGGCGGAGTTGGTGTCCCAATTGGCGGAGCATTCGTTGCTTCGGTCGCTTCTACAGAGCATCGGTCAATCCAATTGGCGACGAGCGGTCAACGCGAACAAGGTCAACCCAAATCTGCTTTCACGAAGTGCCTAA
- a CDS encoding PTS sugar transporter subunit IIA, whose amino-acid sequence MEDLDLAQLAQYLHITPSQVEKMVMRGRIPGRKVSGQWKFNEAEIHHWLEERIGASDDTAELAKVQKVVDRMTDHSPDRPIHELCTEATIEIPFAARTRSSVIRNMSELVAKSGLMWDAPEMSEAVKSREQMHPTALDCGVALMHPRRPQTSILADSVIGLAVSPARIPFSDTGHMTDIFFLICSYDDAAHLRNLAKISRLISVDSFLDRLRQCTSSKEAWECLHEAETLMSV is encoded by the coding sequence ATGGAAGACCTCGATTTAGCCCAGCTTGCCCAATACCTGCATATCACTCCATCACAAGTTGAGAAGATGGTGATGCGGGGTCGCATTCCCGGTCGCAAAGTCAGCGGGCAATGGAAGTTCAATGAGGCGGAGATCCATCATTGGCTGGAAGAACGCATCGGAGCGAGTGACGATACCGCTGAACTGGCAAAGGTTCAGAAAGTTGTCGACCGAATGACCGATCATTCGCCGGACCGTCCGATTCACGAGCTTTGCACCGAAGCAACGATCGAAATTCCGTTTGCCGCGCGAACGCGTTCCTCTGTGATTCGCAACATGTCGGAACTGGTTGCAAAATCAGGCCTGATGTGGGATGCACCGGAAATGTCCGAGGCCGTCAAAAGCCGCGAACAAATGCACCCAACGGCACTCGACTGTGGTGTGGCACTGATGCACCCTCGGCGTCCACAAACGTCAATCTTGGCAGATTCGGTGATTGGTCTAGCGGTCAGCCCTGCTCGGATTCCGTTTTCGGATACCGGACACATGACGGACATCTTTTTTCTGATCTGCTCTTACGATGATGCGGCCCACCTTCGTAACCTTGCCAAGATAAGCCGGTTAATCTCGGTCGATTCATTCTTGGATCGCTTGCGGCAGTGCACGTCTTCGAAAGAAGCGTGGGAATGTTTGCATGAAGCCGAGACATTGATGTCGGTTTAG
- a CDS encoding DUF456 domain-containing protein, translating into MERSTGSLFVFRCRFSLREDRVVFSRLRFVTLVSGVESDFLMPLDAIVLNRTEMNDLMMVIAETTPWSATGVAIVAVLLVLASIVSWLTNLITLPGNWLCVLMLGGYVWVGPQEGRPAIGVVTLIVTFAIAFIGEVIEFFASAAGAKKAGASTKSTVYSIVGSILGAIIGGIVGVPVPIIGQAIAAIVFGGIGAAAGAMYGEWTDGRKWTENWTVGKAAFVGKLFGTLGKFSIGSLIIVAELVALAV; encoded by the coding sequence TTGGAACGAAGCACTGGCAGCCTGTTCGTTTTCCGTTGTCGCTTTTCACTCCGTGAAGATCGCGTTGTTTTCAGTCGACTACGTTTTGTCACACTGGTCAGCGGAGTAGAGAGTGACTTTTTGATGCCCCTCGATGCGATCGTGCTGAATCGAACTGAAATGAATGACTTGATGATGGTCATCGCAGAGACGACACCTTGGTCGGCTACCGGTGTCGCGATCGTTGCAGTGCTGCTGGTATTGGCCAGTATTGTGAGTTGGCTGACTAACCTAATAACCCTGCCGGGAAATTGGCTTTGTGTCTTGATGCTCGGGGGATACGTCTGGGTCGGCCCGCAAGAGGGTCGGCCAGCGATCGGTGTCGTGACATTGATCGTCACTTTCGCGATCGCCTTCATTGGCGAAGTGATCGAGTTCTTCGCTTCAGCAGCTGGTGCGAAGAAAGCTGGCGCCAGCACAAAGTCGACGGTCTACTCAATCGTCGGATCAATTCTGGGTGCAATCATCGGCGGAATCGTCGGAGTGCCAGTGCCTATCATCGGACAGGCGATCGCTGCGATAGTCTTTGGAGGAATCGGAGCGGCGGCCGGAGCGATGTACGGAGAATGGACTGATGGACGAAAGTGGACCGAAAATTGGACCGTAGGCAAGGCTGCGTTTGTCGGCAAGCTGTTTGGGACGCTCGGCAAGTTCAGCATCGGATCGTTGATCATCGTTGCCGAGCTGGTTGCGTTGGCTGTTTGA
- a CDS encoding pyroglutamyl-peptidase I: MTRILLTAFEPYDRWKDNSSWLALVDFTSWYEGEHDITTRRYPVDLPKMRSQLREDLAANYDFAIHLGQSPGSSVIRLEAVGLNSRTNGEPLLVDSPAAYRTNVDVARCGERLVEAGIPAIVSHHAGTYLCNAALYLSLHYSHEMGRRTESLFVHLPLTPAQVAMDGSAHASMSTPMESAAIALIIDQLTA, from the coding sequence GTGACACGAATCTTATTAACCGCTTTCGAACCCTACGATCGATGGAAAGACAACTCCAGTTGGCTTGCCTTGGTTGATTTTACGAGCTGGTACGAAGGCGAACACGACATCACGACGCGGCGTTACCCCGTAGATCTGCCAAAGATGCGAAGTCAGCTTCGTGAAGATCTGGCGGCCAACTATGACTTTGCCATTCATCTCGGGCAGTCGCCTGGTTCCAGCGTCATACGACTCGAAGCGGTCGGTCTCAATTCACGAACCAATGGCGAACCACTATTGGTCGATTCCCCAGCCGCCTACCGCACCAACGTGGATGTTGCACGCTGCGGCGAAAGGCTCGTCGAAGCGGGCATCCCAGCGATTGTTTCGCATCACGCGGGGACTTACCTGTGTAATGCGGCCTTATACCTGAGCTTGCATTACAGTCACGAAATGGGCCGACGAACAGAAAGCTTGTTTGTCCATCTACCGTTGACGCCCGCGCAAGTCGCCATGGACGGATCCGCCCACGCCAGTATGAGCACTCCCATGGAAAGTGCCGCGATTGCATTGATCATCGATCAACTGACTGCCTAG
- a CDS encoding response regulator, with product MTSEIKNILIAEDNPGLARVLSFKFESYGFNPIVCDDGTSAWEAFEQTEIAAVVSDHEMPGLSGLELISLVRQSKPNVPCFLVTGRKLELVRDRRVIELGIHEVFGKPFSPVVVVETVAQIIENPTAPTAPVPPFVAIGISPGTASASMPGVHT from the coding sequence ATGACATCCGAAATCAAAAACATTCTCATCGCGGAAGACAATCCAGGATTGGCTCGGGTTCTGTCATTCAAATTCGAAAGCTATGGATTCAATCCCATCGTTTGCGACGACGGAACAAGTGCGTGGGAAGCGTTTGAGCAAACGGAAATCGCTGCGGTGGTGAGTGATCACGAGATGCCCGGCCTATCAGGCTTGGAACTGATTTCGCTCGTCCGTCAATCCAAGCCAAACGTTCCGTGCTTTTTGGTGACCGGTCGCAAACTAGAACTCGTTCGTGATCGCCGTGTGATCGAACTAGGAATCCATGAAGTCTTTGGCAAGCCATTTAGCCCTGTGGTCGTTGTCGAGACCGTCGCACAAATAATCGAAAACCCCACTGCCCCAACTGCCCCTGTTCCGCCATTCGTCGCGATTGGGATTTCGCCAGGAACAGCAAGTGCATCGATGCCAGGAGTTCACACATGA
- the fusA gene encoding elongation factor G, with product MSADITKLRNIGIIAHIDAGKTTVTERMLFLSGAKHRVGRVDHGTTDTDDDPEEQERGITIFSACVKYNWEKYNINLLDTPGHVDFTAEVERCLRVLDGAVVVFSAREGVEAQSETVWRQADRYNVPRIVFINKMDREGANFDSVFSDIEPRLGGRPVAIELPVGQGPSHVNDPFRGVIDLVEMKALQFDPETEGKSVTETEIPEELMDDALLWREQLLETVCEIDEDAMALVMEDKEIPVDVIRSALRKGCIEQTIQPVLCGSALHGIGVQPLMTAVGHYLPSPLDRPPVEGVDPKKTDKTLARKPDSNEPFSALVFKILPAKTGDNYWIRIYSGTLKQNSRVYCPNRDKKENVAQLWQIHASKKERDGQVESLGAGDICCLIGPRFAITGDTLCDTKDNIELPSIKFADTVLSMAIEPENTGDRKKLEETLEMLRRQDPTFKAVDNEELGQTLISGMGELHLEVIQHRLTRDFGLNVKFYKPRVNYRETIGGKADVTGMCNRQIGSSQMFARLKVRVQPTDDPSSPPLVFDRLPPDCPLPNDVRTAAIQELRDRAEGGGVLAGFPLSGIRIEAYDAEVHEEGSDEIAFRIAAGDAFDKALHDAGPVLLEPVMKVEVTTPEDYMGELVGDLQQRRALISATESRGAMTVITAHAPLKELFGYSSAVRSLSQGRAGSSMEPLGYQPAPKEDLEAFQY from the coding sequence ATGTCCGCTGACATTACCAAACTGCGAAACATCGGAATCATCGCCCACATTGATGCCGGTAAAACAACTGTCACCGAACGGATGTTGTTCCTTAGCGGTGCCAAGCACCGTGTGGGCCGAGTGGATCACGGGACGACCGATACCGATGACGATCCCGAAGAACAGGAACGCGGCATCACGATCTTTAGTGCCTGTGTGAAATACAACTGGGAGAAGTACAACATCAACCTGTTGGATACCCCAGGTCACGTGGACTTCACCGCCGAAGTCGAGCGGTGCCTGCGAGTGCTCGATGGTGCGGTAGTAGTCTTTTCGGCACGCGAAGGTGTCGAAGCGCAGAGTGAAACTGTTTGGCGACAAGCGGATCGCTACAACGTTCCTCGGATCGTCTTTATCAACAAGATGGATCGCGAAGGGGCGAACTTCGATTCGGTCTTTAGCGACATCGAACCAAGACTCGGTGGACGTCCGGTCGCGATTGAGCTGCCCGTTGGGCAAGGTCCGTCACATGTCAACGATCCGTTTCGCGGTGTGATCGACTTGGTCGAAATGAAGGCATTGCAATTCGATCCAGAAACGGAAGGCAAGTCGGTCACTGAAACCGAGATCCCCGAAGAGCTGATGGACGATGCGCTGCTATGGCGCGAGCAGCTGCTGGAGACGGTTTGCGAAATCGACGAAGACGCGATGGCGTTGGTGATGGAGGACAAGGAAATTCCTGTCGATGTCATCCGATCCGCACTACGCAAAGGATGTATCGAGCAAACCATCCAACCGGTTCTTTGCGGTTCCGCACTTCACGGGATTGGCGTTCAGCCGCTGATGACAGCGGTCGGACACTACTTGCCAAGTCCACTCGACCGACCGCCTGTCGAAGGTGTCGATCCCAAGAAGACTGACAAGACATTGGCTCGCAAGCCGGATTCAAACGAACCTTTCAGCGCGTTGGTGTTTAAGATTCTGCCAGCTAAGACTGGCGATAACTACTGGATCCGGATTTACAGTGGCACGCTGAAGCAAAACTCGCGGGTTTATTGCCCGAACCGCGACAAGAAAGAAAACGTCGCGCAGTTATGGCAGATCCATGCGTCGAAGAAAGAACGCGATGGCCAAGTTGAATCGCTGGGTGCAGGTGACATCTGCTGTTTGATTGGGCCACGTTTCGCGATCACAGGCGATACGCTTTGTGACACCAAAGACAATATCGAACTTCCGAGCATCAAGTTTGCTGACACGGTGTTGTCGATGGCAATCGAGCCGGAGAACACCGGTGATCGAAAGAAGCTTGAGGAAACGTTAGAGATGCTGCGTCGGCAGGATCCGACCTTCAAAGCGGTCGACAATGAGGAGCTTGGCCAAACGTTGATTAGCGGAATGGGTGAATTGCACCTCGAAGTGATTCAGCACCGTTTGACCCGTGACTTTGGATTGAACGTCAAGTTCTATAAGCCACGTGTGAACTACCGCGAAACGATCGGCGGAAAAGCAGACGTGACCGGGATGTGCAATCGTCAAATCGGATCGTCGCAGATGTTTGCGAGACTGAAGGTGCGCGTTCAGCCCACGGACGATCCGTCTTCGCCGCCGTTGGTTTTCGATCGCTTGCCACCGGACTGCCCACTGCCGAACGATGTGCGTACGGCCGCGATTCAAGAACTGAGAGATCGCGCCGAAGGTGGTGGTGTCCTTGCCGGGTTCCCACTGTCAGGGATTCGTATCGAAGCATATGACGCAGAAGTGCATGAGGAAGGCAGTGACGAAATCGCATTCCGAATCGCAGCGGGTGATGCTTTTGACAAAGCCCTTCATGACGCCGGGCCAGTGTTGCTTGAACCGGTGATGAAAGTCGAAGTCACCACACCCGAAGATTACATGGGTGAATTGGTCGGCGACTTGCAGCAGCGACGTGCACTGATTTCTGCGACCGAAAGTCGTGGTGCGATGACCGTGATTACTGCGCACGCACCGCTGAAGGAGTTGTTTGGCTATTCCAGCGCGGTTCGAAGTCTAAGCCAAGGTCGCGCCGGCAGCAGTATGGAACCACTCGGTTATCAGCCCGCTCCGAAAGAAGACCTGGAAGCGTTTCAGTACTAG
- a CDS encoding YggS family pyridoxal phosphate-dependent enzyme, whose protein sequence is MNTIDLIRNNFRTVTEQIRQAELDADRATDTVRLVGVTKYVDAPTTQCLVDVGCLDLGENRPQVLWQKAETLVVPQDFRWHMIGHVQTNKLRRLLKHQPLIHSVDSERLLLAIDEESERQDLVTDVLLEVNISGDDNKTGLSPEETKRLASLKAWSSIRVCGLMAMAGWGTEGEEATKQFTAVAELRDNLENELGAPLPELSMGMSGDYREAIAAGATMVRIGSALFEGVL, encoded by the coding sequence GTGAATACGATCGATCTGATACGCAACAACTTCCGAACGGTTACCGAACAAATTCGCCAAGCCGAATTGGATGCCGACCGTGCAACCGACACCGTCCGACTTGTCGGCGTCACCAAGTATGTCGATGCGCCCACAACGCAGTGCCTTGTTGATGTCGGTTGCTTGGACCTTGGTGAGAATCGACCGCAGGTGCTCTGGCAAAAGGCAGAGACTCTTGTCGTGCCGCAAGACTTTCGCTGGCACATGATAGGTCATGTCCAGACGAATAAACTTCGTCGCTTGCTAAAGCACCAACCATTGATTCACTCGGTCGATAGCGAACGATTGCTGCTCGCGATCGACGAGGAATCAGAGCGTCAGGATCTGGTCACCGATGTGCTATTGGAAGTCAACATCAGTGGCGATGACAACAAAACCGGCCTGTCACCCGAAGAGACTAAACGGTTGGCATCGTTGAAAGCCTGGTCATCAATCCGCGTCTGTGGACTGATGGCAATGGCAGGTTGGGGGACCGAAGGCGAGGAGGCAACGAAGCAATTCACTGCTGTCGCTGAACTACGTGACAACCTGGAAAACGAACTCGGTGCACCGCTGCCGGAATTGTCGATGGGAATGAGCGGTGATTACCGCGAAGCCATCGCTGCCGGTGCAACAATGGTTCGCATCGGTTCGGCGTTATTTGAAGGTGTCCTTTAG
- a CDS encoding HD-GYP domain-containing protein: MKDDIPLQLRKLLDGCRRYRSGRSSLHHSFVRPADSDSSDETLHVFRDMEVDQPSKTRILVADESSVIRKLLRLSLDGDDYEVVEAEDGISAFQVATTKPFPDIILLDSSIDGEIDGIEVCRMLKSDEQFRHLPIVMLTTAGVSGEMEDAVLAGADELLSKPINLHELQVRIGSIHRLHQAEAELVGPESIALALGQAIASKDGYYGNRVTADAQLAVSFGRLLRITPEEINTLRVATILRNIGKVAIPDSILAKTDPLTPRERAVYLQHPQMGCQICAPLKPLAPALPIIRHFKERFDGSGFPDALAGDEIPLLAQIVGIVDVFSELTNDRPNRPAVSQNEALEILKHRVSRGMHSPDLVGRFCKMILDASESPAGSPLQESHADLKAVTIAS; this comes from the coding sequence ATGAAGGACGACATCCCTTTGCAGCTACGGAAGTTGCTCGACGGATGTCGTCGCTATCGATCGGGGAGATCTTCGTTGCATCATTCATTTGTACGTCCCGCTGACTCCGACTCTAGTGATGAAACACTGCATGTGTTTCGCGACATGGAGGTGGATCAACCCAGCAAAACTCGTATCCTTGTCGCGGATGAAAGTTCGGTCATTCGCAAGCTTCTGCGACTTTCGCTAGACGGTGATGACTATGAAGTCGTCGAGGCGGAGGACGGCATCAGCGCATTCCAAGTCGCAACGACGAAACCGTTTCCCGACATCATTTTGCTCGACTCGAGCATCGACGGAGAGATCGACGGAATCGAAGTTTGTCGAATGCTCAAAAGCGACGAGCAGTTCCGTCATCTGCCGATCGTCATGCTGACAACCGCGGGAGTCAGCGGCGAAATGGAAGATGCGGTGTTGGCTGGTGCTGATGAACTGCTTAGCAAGCCTATCAACCTGCACGAATTGCAGGTGCGTATCGGATCGATCCATCGACTTCATCAAGCCGAAGCGGAGCTGGTCGGTCCTGAAAGCATCGCGCTGGCACTTGGCCAAGCGATCGCTAGTAAAGATGGCTACTATGGCAATCGAGTGACTGCTGATGCGCAATTGGCCGTGTCGTTCGGCCGCCTGCTTCGGATCACACCTGAAGAAATCAACACGCTTCGAGTTGCGACGATCCTGCGCAACATCGGCAAGGTCGCGATTCCTGATTCGATCCTCGCAAAAACGGACCCACTGACACCGCGTGAGCGAGCTGTCTATCTGCAGCATCCACAGATGGGATGCCAAATCTGTGCACCGTTAAAACCGCTTGCACCAGCTTTGCCGATTATTCGGCATTTCAAGGAACGGTTCGATGGATCGGGATTTCCCGATGCCCTGGCCGGTGATGAAATCCCTTTGTTGGCTCAGATCGTTGGAATCGTGGACGTTTTTAGCGAGCTGACGAATGATCGTCCGAATCGTCCGGCCGTTTCACAAAACGAAGCCCTCGAAATCCTAAAACATCGCGTCTCCCGCGGAATGCATAGTCCAGACTTAGTCGGACGATTCTGCAAAATGATTTTGGACGCATCGGAGTCGCCCGCCGGATCTCCGCTGCAAGAATCGCATGCGGACTTGAAAGCCGTCACCATCGCATCGTGA
- a CDS encoding HD-GYP domain-containing protein produces the protein MSQPDAYTCPPASIASGSGKAALSLDQSIAAMLSDQIGCHIEVIKDNDFGDDAFFQQLRSQPSKVHLRDSNKQMSDNQITTTQLAIALPQGSVASWTCDRDQAERVGKHAQAVLQLAIAKNENRQLLSEVDSLTNQVMQDFEELSLIRTLASGLELPQTADEVDEFVISSLQPLASGVGAQTMAAVLVDGEQKRRPLWTDAVLLDDQSLWDLVEDLRSDAAIQPVVRNHDLIRSKDGNGVVKELTMVECSSEGRLHGWVIACNRITDETEDLPWAQLGFTTVQASLMETVTNQLASQLNNIRLLRQKEELFTDVIRALVNAVEARDPYTCGHSERVACFAKCLASKVGFSVAECERIYLTGLLHDVGKIAIPDGVLQKPAALNDEERAIIETHTDSGWRILQELDALQDILPGVLYHHERFNGEGYPDKLVGENIPIDGRILAVCDAFDAMTSDRPYRTGMSIDRALQILVGGAGEFWDPHLIEIFKSNIDEIDQIRMDHRPRTPVARPTPVDGKPVIGVPGVSVDCINDSVAPPTSS, from the coding sequence ATGAGTCAGCCCGACGCCTACACCTGCCCACCAGCGTCGATAGCCTCCGGTTCTGGGAAAGCAGCGTTGTCGCTTGACCAATCGATCGCGGCGATGCTTAGCGATCAAATTGGTTGCCACATCGAAGTGATCAAAGACAATGACTTTGGCGACGATGCGTTCTTTCAGCAACTGCGGTCACAGCCTTCGAAAGTGCATCTGCGTGATTCCAACAAGCAGATGTCTGACAACCAGATTACCACCACACAACTTGCCATCGCGTTGCCACAGGGAAGCGTCGCGTCGTGGACTTGCGATCGCGATCAAGCTGAACGAGTGGGCAAGCATGCACAAGCGGTTTTGCAACTCGCGATCGCAAAAAACGAGAACCGGCAACTGCTCTCGGAAGTCGATTCGCTTACCAATCAGGTGATGCAAGACTTCGAAGAACTGTCATTGATCCGCACCTTGGCATCCGGATTAGAATTGCCACAGACTGCCGATGAAGTTGATGAGTTTGTGATCTCATCGCTACAGCCTTTGGCTAGCGGTGTTGGTGCACAGACGATGGCAGCGGTGCTTGTTGATGGCGAACAAAAACGTCGCCCACTTTGGACCGACGCGGTATTGCTAGACGATCAGTCGCTGTGGGATTTGGTTGAAGACCTCCGTAGCGACGCTGCCATTCAACCGGTTGTCCGCAATCACGATCTCATCCGATCGAAAGATGGCAACGGTGTCGTTAAAGAATTAACCATGGTGGAATGTTCTAGCGAAGGCCGATTGCATGGATGGGTGATCGCTTGCAATCGAATCACTGACGAAACCGAGGATCTTCCTTGGGCACAGCTCGGATTCACAACGGTACAAGCATCCTTGATGGAGACGGTAACTAATCAGTTGGCATCACAGTTGAATAACATTCGGTTGCTGCGTCAAAAGGAAGAACTGTTTACCGACGTCATTCGGGCTTTGGTCAACGCCGTTGAAGCTCGTGACCCGTATACTTGCGGGCATAGTGAACGCGTCGCTTGTTTCGCAAAATGCTTGGCATCCAAAGTTGGTTTCAGCGTTGCCGAATGCGAAAGGATCTATTTAACGGGGTTGCTTCACGACGTTGGGAAGATCGCAATTCCTGATGGCGTTCTTCAAAAGCCAGCTGCGCTAAACGACGAAGAACGTGCGATTATCGAAACGCACACCGATTCGGGATGGCGAATCCTTCAAGAACTCGATGCGCTGCAAGACATTTTGCCAGGTGTTCTTTACCACCACGAAAGGTTCAATGGTGAAGGCTACCCAGACAAACTGGTTGGCGAAAACATTCCGATCGATGGACGGATCCTCGCGGTCTGTGACGCATTCGATGCAATGACAAGCGATCGTCCCTACCGGACCGGAATGTCAATTGATCGGGCGCTGCAAATTTTGGTTGGTGGGGCCGGAGAGTTCTGGGATCCACATCTGATCGAAATCTTCAAGTCCAACATTGATGAGATCGACCAAATACGCATGGATCATCGACCGCGTACGCCTGTCGCGCGGCCAACACCTGTTGATGGAAAGCCCGTCATCGGTGTCCCCGGTGTGTCGGTCGATTGCATCAACGATTCTGTTGCACCGCCGACGAGCTCGTGA
- the rpsU gene encoding 30S ribosomal protein S21, producing the protein MVKLMVRDSETIQEAVRRFRKLVERSGIKKEMRRREHYQKPSEIRRRQKIQAERRNKRARMLGR; encoded by the coding sequence ATGGTTAAGTTGATGGTCCGCGACAGCGAAACAATCCAAGAGGCAGTACGTAGGTTCCGCAAATTGGTCGAGCGCAGCGGAATTAAAAAAGAAATGCGTCGACGCGAGCACTATCAAAAGCCAAGCGAAATTCGTCGCCGCCAAAAGATCCAAGCGGAGCGACGCAACAAACGCGCACGCATGTTGGGCCGATAA
- a CDS encoding YdjY domain-containing protein: protein MIAIRTLFSVVILIGFFASGCSRNDSAKDLKANSTAQSETSQETQSEQQPAMEVVKPESSSETDTENPVATVEKTTAPAPVKTAESGTDSDEPTESETAGVEMSLNSATGESVEAGDSAENANQTETTGKALPQPAMNEAESETSEPTTGWTRGPSPEDIAEKAFLPPPGATSLSKEGRLWIDPKQKRVYIDGYVAMTRGPLEMFACPVGTKEHESIVAALSRSRDVHAALLAVEASPGTPVRFRPEFVPPTGQVIRVWVCWYDADGAFKTADAREWIHDLDTNASMKTEWVFAGSGFWQDPEDKREYYEADAGDMICVSNFSSAMLDVAISSSADADSLRFEPFEAKIPARDTPVRMVLVPVPNPSDDADPNAETPDQVRPTADDVPRSPDASKSEDEGDNS, encoded by the coding sequence GTGATTGCCATCCGAACGTTGTTTTCCGTCGTCATCTTGATCGGATTTTTCGCCAGCGGCTGCAGCCGGAATGACTCGGCGAAAGACTTAAAGGCAAACTCGACTGCTCAAAGCGAGACTTCCCAAGAGACGCAGTCGGAGCAGCAACCTGCTATGGAAGTTGTGAAACCGGAATCCAGCAGCGAGACCGATACGGAGAACCCTGTCGCAACAGTTGAGAAAACGACAGCGCCCGCCCCGGTCAAAACTGCGGAAAGCGGAACCGATTCAGATGAACCTACGGAAAGCGAAACTGCTGGCGTCGAAATGTCGCTCAACAGCGCGACGGGGGAATCAGTCGAAGCGGGGGATTCGGCTGAAAATGCAAATCAAACCGAGACGACTGGAAAGGCTTTGCCACAACCCGCGATGAACGAAGCCGAATCAGAAACGAGCGAACCGACAACCGGTTGGACTCGTGGCCCTTCACCAGAAGACATTGCCGAGAAAGCGTTTTTGCCACCCCCTGGAGCAACGTCGCTAAGCAAAGAAGGCCGTTTGTGGATCGATCCAAAGCAAAAGCGAGTTTACATCGATGGCTATGTCGCGATGACGCGTGGCCCGTTGGAGATGTTTGCGTGTCCGGTCGGGACTAAGGAACACGAATCGATCGTCGCAGCTTTAAGTCGCTCGCGCGATGTTCATGCGGCGTTGCTGGCTGTTGAGGCCAGTCCAGGAACACCTGTTCGGTTTCGTCCAGAGTTTGTGCCGCCGACCGGCCAAGTCATCCGCGTTTGGGTTTGCTGGTACGATGCCGATGGGGCATTCAAGACAGCCGACGCACGCGAGTGGATTCACGACTTGGATACCAACGCCTCGATGAAGACTGAATGGGTTTTTGCCGGCAGCGGCTTCTGGCAAGATCCGGAAGACAAGCGGGAATACTATGAAGCTGACGCGGGCGACATGATTTGCGTTTCGAACTTTTCCAGTGCGATGCTGGACGTCGCTATTAGCAGCAGCGCCGATGCTGACTCGCTACGTTTCGAACCATTCGAAGCAAAGATCCCAGCACGGGATACTCCGGTGCGGATGGTTCTCGTTCCCGTGCCCAATCCCAGTGACGACGCTGATCCAAATGCGGAAACGCCGGATCAAGTTCGGCCGACGGCTGACGATGTTCCTCGATCGCCTGACGCATCGAAAAGCGAAGACGAAGGCGATAACTCTTAA